One Gemmatimonadota bacterium DNA segment encodes these proteins:
- the zapB gene encoding cell division protein ZapB produces MQEQSIELLLGRIESMIDMIQRLKDENADLRGRNQNLETQVQELQQRQEQSATSKEELEQENQTLRVKQDDIKARIDTMLSRLDVIE; encoded by the coding sequence ATGCAAGAACAATCCATAGAGCTGTTGCTGGGCCGGATCGAATCGATGATCGACATGATCCAGCGCCTGAAGGACGAAAACGCGGATCTGCGCGGCCGGAACCAGAACCTCGAGACGCAGGTCCAGGAACTGCAGCAGCGGCAGGAGCAGTCGGCTACCTCGAAAGAAGAACTGGAACAGGAAAACCAGACGTTGCGCGTCAAGCAGGACGACATCAAGGCCCGTATAGACACGATGCTGTCGCGCCTGGACGTCATCGAGTAA
- a CDS encoding cell division protein ZapA yields the protein MDDEKVTVRVNICGTEYPIQAEEEAEYIQRIAAYVDERMREVPVSVTMQSLTSVAVLTAIRIADELHKEREKQQNQVESESMHHDRIAELIRRMDELMEHQVPEQDEEKEDHDRSC from the coding sequence ATGGATGACGAGAAAGTCACCGTACGCGTCAACATCTGCGGGACCGAATATCCGATCCAGGCGGAAGAGGAAGCCGAGTACATCCAGCGGATCGCCGCCTACGTGGACGAGCGCATGCGCGAGGTACCCGTCAGCGTGACCATGCAGTCCCTCACCAGCGTGGCGGTCCTCACGGCGATCAGGATCGCCGACGAACTGCACAAGGAACGTGAAAAACAGCAGAACCAGGTCGAATCGGAGTCCATGCATCACGATCGGATCGCGGAACTGATCCGGCGCATGGACGAGTTGATGGAGCACCAGGTTCCTGAACAGGATGAAGAGAAGGAAGACCATGACCGATCTTGTTGA